A DNA window from Carnobacterium funditum DSM 5970 contains the following coding sequences:
- a CDS encoding RNA-binding protein, with the protein MIENVYQHFRKEERPFIDQVTDWIRECEDQYTPYLTNFLDPRQAYIIETIVGKRSGIKIYSFGGYQAAERNRIYICPEYFIPTQDDFEVALFEIRYPIKFTKLSHGKILGTLLSTGLKRDYFGDIISDGERWQFFIGESMKPFVQNQVEKIGNVSIRLIKKTYLDILKPIDNWTIVQETVSSMRLDTIIASLFNISRQRSKQMIESGKIKLNWSEITQPDFELGILDIVSIRGFGRLQVQEIVGKTKKDKWRIKFGILHK; encoded by the coding sequence ATGATAGAAAATGTTTATCAACATTTCAGGAAAGAAGAACGTCCTTTTATCGATCAAGTTACCGATTGGATTAGAGAATGTGAAGATCAATATACGCCTTATTTAACAAATTTTTTAGATCCAAGACAGGCTTATATAATTGAAACAATTGTAGGGAAAAGAAGTGGCATAAAAATCTATTCTTTCGGCGGTTATCAAGCTGCTGAAAGAAATAGGATTTATATTTGTCCAGAATATTTTATACCGACACAAGATGATTTCGAAGTAGCTCTTTTTGAAATACGTTATCCAATCAAATTCACAAAATTATCGCATGGAAAAATCCTTGGTACATTGCTTTCAACAGGTTTAAAAAGAGATTATTTTGGAGACATCATTTCTGATGGAGAACGATGGCAGTTTTTTATTGGAGAGAGTATGAAGCCATTTGTTCAAAATCAAGTTGAAAAAATAGGAAATGTCTCCATTAGATTAATAAAAAAAACTTATTTAGATATTTTGAAACCAATTGATAATTGGACAATAGTGCAAGAGACAGTGTCTTCTATGCGTCTAGATACAATTATAGCTAGTCTGTTTAATATTTCTAGACAACGTTCAAAACAAATGATTGAGTCCGGAAAAATTAAATTAAATTGGTCAGAAATAACTCAACCAGATTTTGAATTAGGAATCTTAGATATTGTTTCTATACGAGGATTTGGCAGATTACAAGTCCAAGAAATAGTAGGTAAAACAAAAAAAGATAAATGGCGTATAAAATTTGGAATCTTGCATAAATAA
- a CDS encoding YggT family protein produces the protein MDILYLIYLILSRLIQAYSTLIIIYILMSWFPGAYQSKIGQILVRVCEPYLGFFRRFIPPIGMISVSGIVAIVVLNLAQRGLFSFYQIIVRLILSF, from the coding sequence ATGGATATATTATATTTAATTTACCTTATTTTGTCGAGATTGATTCAAGCTTATTCGACCCTTATCATTATTTATATACTAATGTCTTGGTTTCCAGGAGCTTATCAATCAAAAATTGGTCAAATTTTGGTGCGAGTTTGTGAGCCCTATCTAGGTTTTTTTAGACGTTTCATCCCACCAATAGGTATGATTAGTGTTTCTGGAATAGTAGCGATAGTCGTTTTAAACTTAGCACAAAGAGGATTGTTTTCATTTTATCAAATAATTGTAAGATTAATTCTAAGCTTCTGA
- a CDS encoding cell division protein SepF, producing the protein MGMKNRFNRFFELDGEDEFDPTPTQESPSFSKGGENRKNVNQTVPIINTKREKINNKVVPFNQQPTSKQAKITILEPRVYSEVQGIADILLEDQSVVLNFVRMDEEQAKRIVDFLTGTVYALGGDIQRIGDEIFLCTPENVSIDGTLTDIMREKELY; encoded by the coding sequence ATGGGAATGAAGAATAGATTTAATCGTTTTTTTGAACTAGATGGAGAAGACGAGTTTGATCCAACACCTACTCAAGAATCTCCCTCCTTTTCTAAAGGTGGGGAAAATAGGAAGAATGTTAATCAAACAGTTCCTATTATCAACACTAAGCGAGAGAAAATAAATAATAAAGTGGTGCCATTTAATCAGCAGCCCACATCAAAACAAGCTAAAATCACTATTCTTGAACCTCGAGTATACTCAGAAGTACAAGGGATAGCTGATATTTTGTTGGAAGATCAGTCAGTTGTGCTGAACTTTGTTCGGATGGATGAAGAACAAGCGAAAAGAATTGTAGATTTTTTAACAGGAACTGTCTACGCATTAGGTGGGGATATTCAGCGCATTGGTGATGAGATATTCTTATGTACTCCTGAGAATGTGAGTATTGACGGTACGTTAACTGATATTATGCGTGAAAAAGAATTATATTAG
- a CDS encoding YggS family pyridoxal phosphate-dependent enzyme, giving the protein MINIKENVSQFEGKFNQALKKGERKSSTVQVVAVIKNSPIQLTKEIIQEGFNHLAENRPEGLLEKQNELNNQNITWHFIGNLQTRKVKEIINRIDFLHSLDRLSLAKEIEKRAENSIACFVQVNISGENSKSGIHPDKLEEFITQLADYPKIKIIGLMTMAPLLGDETVIRSVFSRLKICQEQIAKKKLPYAPCTELSMGMSGDYQIAIEEGATYIRIGSSFFKSN; this is encoded by the coding sequence ATGATTAATATAAAAGAAAATGTTTCTCAGTTTGAAGGAAAATTTAATCAAGCTTTGAAAAAAGGAGAACGGAAAAGTTCTACTGTTCAAGTTGTTGCAGTAATTAAAAATAGTCCAATTCAACTAACAAAAGAGATTATTCAAGAAGGATTTAATCATTTAGCGGAGAATCGACCTGAAGGATTACTTGAAAAGCAAAATGAATTGAATAACCAAAATATAACTTGGCATTTTATTGGGAATTTACAAACGAGAAAAGTAAAAGAGATTATTAATCGTATTGATTTTTTACATTCTCTGGACCGCTTATCCTTAGCAAAAGAAATTGAAAAAAGAGCAGAAAATAGTATAGCTTGTTTTGTACAAGTCAACATTAGTGGAGAAAATTCTAAAAGTGGGATACATCCTGATAAATTAGAAGAATTCATTACACAATTAGCTGATTATCCTAAAATTAAAATAATCGGTTTAATGACGATGGCTCCATTGTTAGGGGATGAAACGGTTATTCGATCCGTTTTTTCAAGATTGAAAATCTGTCAGGAACAGATAGCAAAAAAAAAATTGCCTTACGCTCCATGTACAGAACTCAGTATGGGTATGAGTGGAGACTACCAAATTGCTATTGAAGAAGGGGCGACTTATATTCGAATAGGTTCCTCATTTTTCAAGAGTAATTAA
- the ftsZ gene encoding cell division protein FtsZ encodes MDLEFDTNPMNNGAIIKVIGVGGAGNNAVNRMIDEGVKGVEFIVANTDVQALAGSNAEVKIQLGPKLTRGLGAGANPEIGRKAAEESEEQIADALRGADMIFVTAGMGGGTGTGAAAIVARIAKEQGALTVGVITRPFTFEGPKRGRFAAEGVAQMKEHVDTLVIISNNRLLEIVDKKTPMLEAFHEADNVLRQGVQGISDLITAPGYVNLDFADVKTVMENKGSALMGIGMASGENRTAEATKKAISSPLLEVSIDGAESVLLNITGGSDLTLYEAQDASDIVSSASTTEVNIIFGTSINENLGDEVIVTVIATGIDTTKKTETRPKSSGRNRSIDSSDSQKRGEGAQARASKDPFGDWDIRKEPNVREQNFSNSQSESGSEKDKSEFDLFKREEKQERGHKSEDENLDTPPFFRRRRK; translated from the coding sequence ATGGATTTAGAATTTGATACAAACCCGATGAATAATGGAGCAATTATAAAAGTGATCGGTGTTGGTGGAGCAGGGAATAATGCTGTTAACCGTATGATCGACGAAGGTGTTAAGGGCGTAGAATTTATCGTAGCCAATACAGATGTGCAGGCATTAGCTGGATCAAACGCAGAAGTGAAAATACAATTAGGACCTAAACTTACTCGTGGATTAGGAGCAGGTGCTAATCCTGAGATTGGGCGTAAAGCAGCAGAAGAGAGTGAAGAACAAATTGCTGATGCGTTGAGAGGCGCTGATATGATATTTGTTACGGCAGGTATGGGCGGAGGAACAGGTACTGGAGCCGCAGCTATCGTAGCACGTATTGCAAAAGAACAAGGTGCGTTGACAGTGGGAGTGATTACTCGACCATTTACTTTCGAAGGACCTAAACGTGGGCGTTTTGCTGCTGAGGGTGTTGCTCAGATGAAAGAGCACGTGGATACATTAGTTATCATATCTAATAATCGTCTATTGGAAATCGTCGACAAAAAGACACCAATGCTTGAAGCTTTTCATGAAGCTGATAATGTATTACGTCAAGGAGTACAAGGCATATCCGATTTAATAACTGCACCAGGGTATGTAAACTTAGATTTCGCAGACGTTAAAACAGTAATGGAAAATAAAGGTTCAGCATTAATGGGAATCGGTATGGCTAGTGGGGAGAATAGAACAGCTGAAGCTACGAAGAAAGCAATCTCTTCTCCATTACTTGAGGTTTCTATTGACGGAGCTGAATCAGTCTTATTAAACATAACTGGTGGTTCAGATTTAACGTTATATGAAGCCCAAGATGCTTCAGATATTGTTTCTTCAGCTTCTACAACAGAAGTAAACATTATTTTTGGGACATCTATCAATGAAAATTTAGGTGACGAAGTTATTGTAACGGTCATTGCTACAGGTATTGATACAACTAAAAAAACAGAAACACGTCCTAAATCTTCAGGAAGAAACCGTAGCATAGACTCAAGCGATTCGCAAAAACGTGGAGAGGGAGCACAAGCAAGAGCTTCAAAAGATCCTTTTGGTGATTGGGATATTCGCAAAGAACCTAATGTTCGTGAACAAAACTTTTCTAATTCACAATCAGAATCAGGTTCTGAAAAAGATAAGTCCGAATTCGATCTTTTTAAACGTGAAGAAAAACAAGAACGTGGACATAAATCTGAAGATGAAAATCTTGATACACCACCATTTTTCAGAAGACGTCGCAAGTAA
- the ftsA gene encoding cell division protein FtsA, with protein sequence MKNTGMYVSLDIGTTSIKVVVAEFINGEMNIIGVGNEKSEGLSRGIIVDIDKTVNSIKKAIKQAEQKANVEINKVIVGIPGNNIEIEPCYGMIAVSGENKEITKNDVQNVLSATMVKSVPPEKEILAILPEEFIVDGFDGIKDPRGMIGVRLEMHATMITGPKTIIHNTKKCVEKAGLQIEDIVLQPLATSSIAMSKGESDFGTILIDMGGGQTTASVMHDNQLKFVYANQEGGEYVTKDISVVLNTSFENAERIKRDYGYALPEEASSDEEFPVDVIGQNKPVNVDEKYLSEIIEARLVQIFEKIKTELDFVEARDLPGGIILTGGAAALPGIVDLAEDMFGINVKLYVPDQMGMRYPTFTTSIGLVNYESRLDDIHQIIKGYSLNQRPVDENDSTLRQNQNQNQIPEYEEQEQQYNEKPKKQEKRKEDSLVYKAKSFFSNFFD encoded by the coding sequence ATGAAAAATACTGGAATGTATGTAAGTCTAGATATTGGAACCACTTCAATAAAAGTCGTTGTAGCTGAATTTATTAACGGTGAAATGAATATTATTGGAGTAGGAAATGAAAAATCAGAAGGTTTAAGTCGCGGGATTATCGTTGATATTGATAAAACGGTTAATTCAATAAAAAAAGCTATTAAGCAAGCAGAACAAAAAGCAAACGTTGAGATTAACAAAGTGATTGTTGGTATTCCAGGAAATAATATTGAAATTGAACCCTGTTATGGCATGATTGCTGTTTCTGGCGAAAATAAAGAGATAACAAAAAATGATGTACAAAATGTATTATCTGCTACCATGGTGAAATCAGTTCCACCAGAAAAAGAAATTTTGGCTATCTTACCAGAGGAATTTATCGTGGATGGTTTTGATGGAATTAAAGATCCTCGTGGAATGATTGGTGTTAGATTAGAGATGCATGCTACTATGATTACGGGTCCAAAAACCATCATTCACAATACAAAGAAGTGTGTTGAAAAAGCTGGACTACAGATTGAAGATATTGTCCTACAGCCACTAGCTACAAGCAGCATAGCTATGTCAAAAGGAGAGAGTGATTTCGGTACTATCTTAATTGATATGGGTGGTGGACAGACTACAGCATCAGTTATGCATGATAATCAGCTAAAATTCGTTTACGCTAACCAAGAAGGTGGAGAATACGTAACAAAAGATATATCTGTTGTTTTAAATACTTCTTTTGAAAATGCCGAAAGGATTAAACGTGATTATGGTTATGCACTTCCAGAAGAAGCTTCATCCGATGAAGAATTTCCGGTAGATGTTATCGGACAAAATAAACCAGTGAATGTAGATGAAAAATATTTATCAGAAATTATCGAAGCACGCTTAGTTCAGATTTTCGAAAAAATTAAAACTGAACTAGATTTCGTAGAAGCGCGTGATTTGCCAGGAGGAATTATATTAACTGGGGGAGCTGCTGCACTTCCGGGAATTGTTGATTTAGCAGAAGATATGTTTGGAATTAATGTCAAACTCTATGTTCCTGATCAAATGGGGATGCGCTATCCAACATTTACGACAAGTATTGGTTTAGTAAATTATGAATCACGTTTGGATGATATTCATCAAATTATAAAAGGCTATTCATTGAACCAAAGACCAGTTGATGAAAACGATAGTACACTAAGACAAAACCAAAACCAAAACCAAATACCTGAATACGAAGAACAAGAACAACAATACAATGAGAAACCGAAGAAACAAGAAAAACGTAAAGAAGACAGCTTGGTTTATAAAGCTAAAAGTTTTTTCTCGAATTTTTTTGATTAA
- a CDS encoding cell division protein FtsQ/DivIB, with the protein MTEKQDSTKQKKKLSAQSSSWKNKIRGKKAEQKKRNHSLEDKLPKLKEKRRKKMQQRLILLLLLFSFAILVVVYFITPLSKIGKISVSGASEVTDQAVIDASQIKSGDSLWETFFLRKEKETLVKKQLSQVKSMDLKFDSVNSYELVITEYKTVAYLENNDAYYNILENGKIVNESRKVSIGNQPIFIHFKEGKVLNEMLDQYHLLKENIHNSVSEVEYTPSKTDPYLIKMYMNDGNQVIASITSFARKMAYYPDIVRKIGKEKGTINIEVGIYFLPFESVPPEIKKENDD; encoded by the coding sequence ATGACGGAAAAACAAGATTCAACTAAACAGAAGAAAAAATTGTCTGCGCAATCGTCTTCTTGGAAAAATAAAATACGTGGAAAAAAAGCAGAACAGAAAAAAAGAAATCATTCATTGGAAGATAAATTACCTAAATTAAAAGAAAAACGTCGTAAAAAAATGCAACAACGATTGATTTTGTTACTTTTGTTATTTTCATTTGCAATTTTAGTAGTCGTGTATTTTATAACACCGCTAAGTAAAATTGGGAAAATCAGTGTTAGTGGTGCTAGTGAAGTTACAGATCAAGCTGTGATTGATGCTAGTCAAATTAAGTCTGGTGATTCTTTGTGGGAAACATTCTTTTTAAGAAAAGAAAAAGAAACGCTAGTAAAAAAACAACTATCCCAGGTGAAATCGATGGATTTAAAGTTTGATAGTGTAAATTCTTATGAATTAGTTATTACAGAATATAAAACGGTAGCTTATTTAGAGAACAATGATGCTTATTATAATATTCTCGAAAACGGAAAAATTGTAAATGAAAGTAGAAAAGTTTCAATCGGAAATCAGCCTATATTTATTCATTTCAAAGAAGGAAAAGTATTAAATGAAATGCTTGATCAGTATCATTTACTTAAAGAAAATATCCATAATAGTGTATCAGAAGTTGAATACACACCAAGTAAAACTGATCCATATTTAATAAAAATGTATATGAACGATGGAAACCAGGTAATTGCATCTATTACATCATTTGCTAGGAAAATGGCTTATTACCCAGATATTGTTCGAAAAATTGGTAAAGAAAAAGGAACAATAAATATAGAAGTAGGTATTTATTTTTTACCATTTGAATCGGTTCCTCCTGAAATAAAAAAAGAGAACGATGATTAA
- the murG gene encoding undecaprenyldiphospho-muramoylpentapeptide beta-N-acetylglucosaminyltransferase, with protein MKILLSGGGTGGHIYPALALIKRLKQLDPATEILYVGTEKGLESKIVRNANIPFKSIEIQGFKRSISISNLKTIQLFITSIKKSKKIIKEFRPDVVIGTGGYVCAPVIYAASKLKIPTIIHEQNSVAGVTNKFLARYVTKIAVCFEEAQAEFSKYSEKVNYTGNPRAQEVVGIKPSSILKDYHLVADQPTVLIFGGSRGARSLNQAFLEALPELKNKNYQVLFATGDIHYEAIKEQVETQLQNIQSISVVPYIENMPEVFANVELVVSRSGATTLAELTALGLPSILIPSPYVTNDHQTRNAESLTKRGAAKMITEKELNGKQLTEAIDELMLHEDARKNMADAAGKLGLPKAADYLIQIIKDITR; from the coding sequence ATGAAAATTTTATTATCTGGCGGTGGAACAGGTGGACACATCTATCCTGCTCTAGCTTTAATTAAGAGATTGAAACAGTTAGATCCTGCTACTGAAATTTTGTATGTAGGAACAGAAAAAGGATTAGAAAGCAAAATTGTTAGAAATGCCAATATTCCGTTTAAATCAATTGAAATACAAGGATTTAAACGTTCGATTTCTATTAGTAATTTGAAAACAATACAATTATTTATCACAAGTATTAAAAAATCTAAAAAAATAATTAAAGAATTTAGGCCGGATGTTGTTATCGGTACTGGTGGCTATGTTTGTGCACCAGTAATTTATGCGGCTTCAAAATTAAAAATTCCAACGATCATTCATGAGCAAAATAGTGTAGCAGGTGTGACAAATAAATTTTTGGCTCGCTATGTAACCAAGATTGCCGTGTGTTTTGAAGAAGCCCAAGCGGAATTCAGTAAGTACTCAGAAAAAGTTAACTATACAGGAAATCCGAGAGCACAAGAAGTAGTAGGTATAAAACCATCATCTATTTTAAAAGATTATCATTTAGTTGCCGATCAGCCAACTGTTTTAATTTTTGGTGGAAGCCGTGGTGCTAGAAGTTTAAATCAAGCTTTCCTTGAGGCCTTACCAGAGCTAAAAAATAAAAACTATCAAGTGTTGTTTGCGACTGGAGATATTCATTACGAAGCGATTAAGGAACAAGTTGAAACACAACTACAAAATATTCAGTCTATTTCGGTTGTTCCATATATTGAAAATATGCCTGAAGTTTTTGCAAACGTTGAATTAGTAGTCTCTAGAAGTGGTGCAACAACACTAGCAGAACTAACAGCTTTAGGTCTACCGAGTATTTTAATTCCTAGTCCTTATGTAACCAATGATCACCAAACAAGAAACGCTGAGAGTTTAACTAAACGTGGAGCCGCTAAAATGATAACTGAAAAAGAATTGAATGGGAAACAGTTAACAGAAGCAATTGATGAGTTAATGCTACATGAAGATGCAAGAAAAAATATGGCAGATGCAGCTGGAAAACTAGGATTACCTAAAGCTGCTGATTATTTAATACAAATTATAAAAGACATTACACGTTAA
- the murD gene encoding UDP-N-acetylmuramoyl-L-alanine--D-glutamate ligase has translation MKKIKRYENTKVLVLGLALSGVNAAKLLHSLGALVTVNDYKNFDENPEAQELLESGIRVVTGGHPVELLDEDFEWVVKNPGIMYTNPIIVRAIEKGIPVITEVELAYEVSESILVGITGTNGKTTTTTMIADILNKGREKGHAYVAGNIGTPASLVAQTASASDEIIMELSSFQLMGITELRPHIAIITNIYSAHLDYHGSRDEYVHAKIRITENQSASDFLIINWDQPELRELAKMSKAQIIPFSRYEHLENGVYLENDVIYYQNEPIMNKTSILVPGEHNVENAMAAIAATKLLGQKNGRIRECLEQFKGVKHRTQFVKEFQERRFYNDSKATNSLATENALRGFNVPIILLAGGLDRGNDFDELIPELKKVKALVVFGEAAAKLAKTGEKAGIQHIKFVQNVESAVPVAFDLSERGEVILLSPACASWDQYRSFEVRGDAFIDAIEQLVDEIKEEEE, from the coding sequence ATGAAAAAAATTAAACGATACGAAAATACTAAAGTGTTAGTTTTAGGACTAGCTTTAAGTGGTGTGAATGCTGCCAAATTGCTTCATTCATTGGGAGCATTGGTAACAGTTAATGATTATAAAAATTTTGATGAAAACCCTGAAGCACAAGAATTGCTAGAATCCGGGATCCGAGTAGTGACAGGAGGGCACCCTGTAGAATTACTTGATGAAGATTTTGAATGGGTTGTAAAAAATCCGGGAATTATGTACACCAATCCGATTATTGTGCGTGCTATTGAAAAAGGAATACCAGTTATCACAGAAGTCGAACTTGCCTATGAAGTTTCTGAAAGTATATTAGTAGGGATTACTGGTACAAATGGAAAAACAACGACAACTACTATGATTGCAGATATTTTAAATAAAGGTCGTGAAAAAGGACACGCTTATGTTGCTGGGAACATTGGGACTCCAGCTAGTCTGGTAGCCCAAACAGCTTCAGCAAGTGATGAAATTATTATGGAATTATCTAGTTTTCAGTTGATGGGAATAACAGAATTAAGGCCCCATATCGCAATCATCACAAATATCTATTCAGCGCATCTTGACTATCATGGATCGAGAGATGAATATGTTCATGCCAAAATAAGAATAACTGAAAATCAAAGCGCATCTGATTTTTTAATTATTAATTGGGATCAGCCTGAATTAAGAGAATTGGCAAAAATGAGCAAAGCTCAAATTATCCCTTTTTCACGATATGAACATTTAGAAAATGGCGTTTATTTAGAAAACGATGTTATTTATTATCAAAATGAACCGATTATGAATAAAACTTCTATATTGGTACCCGGCGAGCACAATGTAGAGAATGCCATGGCAGCAATTGCTGCAACAAAATTATTGGGACAGAAAAACGGGAGAATAAGGGAGTGTCTTGAACAATTTAAAGGTGTGAAGCATAGAACTCAATTTGTTAAAGAATTTCAGGAAAGACGTTTTTATAATGATTCAAAAGCTACTAATAGCTTGGCTACAGAAAATGCATTAAGAGGCTTTAATGTACCGATTATTTTACTCGCTGGAGGTCTGGATAGAGGGAATGATTTTGATGAATTAATTCCAGAACTAAAAAAAGTGAAAGCGTTAGTTGTTTTTGGAGAGGCAGCAGCAAAATTAGCGAAAACAGGTGAAAAAGCTGGGATTCAGCACATTAAATTTGTTCAAAATGTAGAGTCTGCAGTACCTGTTGCATTTGACTTAAGTGAACGAGGAGAAGTTATCTTGCTATCACCAGCTTGTGCGAGTTGGGATCAATACCGTAGTTTTGAAGTGCGTGGTGATGCATTTATCGACGCAATTGAGCAATTAGTCGATGAAATAAAAGAAGAGGAGGAGTAG
- the mraY gene encoding phospho-N-acetylmuramoyl-pentapeptide-transferase encodes MYWTEMLLPWVSSFALTIMAMPIVIGYFRTKQLGQTTRDEGPKWHEVKTGTPTMGGAVFLIAAVISTVWVGIWQKSLTISLMLLLFITLLYGLLGFLDDFIKIFRKRNLGLTSKQKLIGQVVGGILFFVVYQLSELSTNLAIPFIGTIHLGWLYGIFVLFWLVGFSNAVNLTDGLDGLVAGTAGIAYTAYAVIAWQQQQTDVLIFCLTIIGGLVGFFFFNKKPAKIFMGDVGSLALGGGLAAVSILLKQEWSLLLIGLIFVIETASVMIQVTSFKLTGKRVFKMSPIHHHFEMSGWSEWRVVLTFWFISLVTAALSLWLIF; translated from the coding sequence ATGTATTGGACAGAAATGTTATTGCCGTGGGTTAGCAGTTTTGCACTGACTATTATGGCAATGCCAATTGTCATTGGCTATTTTAGAACGAAACAATTAGGGCAAACAACAAGAGATGAAGGTCCAAAATGGCATGAAGTTAAAACTGGGACACCAACAATGGGTGGTGCTGTTTTCCTGATAGCGGCTGTCATTTCAACTGTTTGGGTTGGCATTTGGCAGAAAAGTTTAACAATAAGTTTAATGTTATTGTTATTTATCACCTTACTTTATGGTCTACTTGGTTTTTTAGATGACTTTATTAAGATTTTCAGAAAACGAAATTTAGGTTTAACTTCTAAGCAAAAATTAATCGGACAGGTAGTCGGTGGAATCTTGTTTTTTGTTGTTTATCAATTGAGTGAACTTTCAACTAATTTAGCGATTCCTTTTATAGGTACAATCCATTTAGGATGGTTATATGGCATTTTTGTTTTATTTTGGCTAGTAGGATTTTCCAATGCGGTTAACTTAACTGATGGGTTAGATGGTTTAGTTGCCGGCACAGCAGGTATAGCCTATACAGCCTATGCAGTCATTGCTTGGCAACAGCAACAAACAGATGTGTTAATTTTTTGTTTAACGATTATTGGAGGGTTAGTAGGATTTTTCTTCTTTAATAAAAAACCTGCAAAAATTTTTATGGGAGATGTTGGTTCATTAGCATTAGGCGGTGGATTGGCAGCAGTATCTATTTTATTAAAACAAGAGTGGTCATTACTTCTAATTGGGTTAATCTTTGTAATCGAGACGGCCAGTGTTATGATCCAAGTAACTTCGTTTAAACTAACAGGAAAAAGAGTATTTAAAATGAGCCCAATCCATCATCATTTTGAAATGAGTGGTTGGAGTGAATGGCGTGTCGTTTTAACATTTTGGTTTATCAGTCTTGTTACAGCAGCATTAAGTCTCTGGTTAATTTTTTAA